A genomic segment from uncultured Desulfuromonas sp. encodes:
- a CDS encoding two-component system response regulator: MTKEINPVSDHAVLSDFSQAKILIVDDNPANVALLEAILEEENFDHLVGITDPFQVVPLCQQQSFDLILLDIRMPGMSGIEVLHQLKDVTANDFLPVIVLTAQTDPETRQEALEAGAKDFLTKPFEDWEVLLRIRNTLQTRQFYTREVNRADLLEDEVRNRTEEIRATQFEIVQRLGVAGELRDNETGVHVQRMSQVCAFLARQYGKDPHYCELLRYASAMHDVGKIGIPDNVLLKPGKLTPEEWAIMKQHPEIGARIIGNNPSALIQLARETALYHHEKWDGSGYPFGIRGEDIPLSARLAAISDVFDALTSDRPYKQAWSTEDAVAELKKDAGRHFDPAIVELFVENLPEILSIRAGCQAL, encoded by the coding sequence ATGACTAAAGAAATAAACCCAGTGTCTGATCATGCCGTCTTGAGCGACTTTAGCCAGGCAAAAATTCTTATCGTTGATGATAACCCGGCGAATGTCGCCTTACTTGAAGCGATTCTCGAAGAGGAAAACTTTGACCATCTTGTTGGTATAACGGATCCATTTCAGGTTGTTCCCCTGTGTCAGCAGCAGAGCTTTGACCTGATTTTACTCGATATTCGCATGCCCGGCATGTCGGGGATTGAGGTGCTGCATCAGTTAAAGGATGTGACGGCTAACGACTTCTTGCCAGTCATCGTTCTTACCGCACAAACAGACCCGGAAACCCGTCAAGAGGCACTTGAAGCCGGTGCCAAGGATTTTTTGACCAAGCCATTTGAAGATTGGGAAGTGTTACTGCGTATTCGCAATACCCTGCAAACACGCCAATTTTATACCCGCGAGGTCAACCGCGCTGATCTGCTTGAAGATGAAGTTCGCAACCGAACCGAAGAAATTCGTGCCACACAATTTGAAATTGTTCAGCGTCTCGGCGTTGCCGGTGAATTAAGGGACAATGAAACAGGCGTTCATGTCCAGCGGATGAGTCAGGTGTGTGCTTTTCTGGCCCGGCAATACGGTAAAGATCCACACTATTGTGAACTGTTGCGTTACGCCAGCGCCATGCACGATGTCGGTAAGATCGGCATTCCGGATAACGTGTTGCTCAAACCCGGGAAATTAACGCCAGAAGAATGGGCCATCATGAAACAGCATCCTGAGATTGGTGCCCGTATCATCGGCAATAATCCTTCTGCACTGATTCAATTAGCGCGTGAAACCGCTTTATACCATCACGAAAAATGGGACGGCAGTGGTTATCCCTTTGGGATTCGTGGCGAGGACATCCCTTTAAGCGCCCGGCTTGCAGCCATCAGCGACGTTTTTGATGCTTTGACTTCGGATCGTCCTTACAAACAGGCGTGGAGCACTGAGGATGCTGTCGCCGAATTAAAAAAGGATGCTGGGCGTCATTTTGATCCAGCGATTGTTGAGCTGTTTGTAGAAAACCTGCCGGAAATTCTATCAATTCGGGCTGGTTGTCAGGCGTTGTAA
- a CDS encoding methyl-accepting chemotaxis protein, whose translation MKNLNVSMKIFVLSMALVVGFTLAISWMFSSFKGHLYHAKNIEIKHSVEGAWSIVDFYAHAYKNGEMSLEQAQEAAKQAVGHSRFDHGNNYFWIQDATPIMVMHPIKPELDGKNLSSTTDPSGKALFVEMAKVASANGEGFVDYQWSKPGATKPVGKASFVKLQRDWGWIVGAGLYLDDIEAEINAIFYAVLAVVSVVVLLALVLVYFVSRGISGPLKQAVTMLSNLESGQLSSRMNLNQKDEVGQMAATMDKFADSLQNDIVAALRKLADGNLDFDVVPYSDKDEIRGSLKQLSNDMNEIMSQVQVAGEQIAAGSGEVSDSSQALSQGATESASSLEEISASMQELTSQIQLSADNASQASLLSGQARTAADSGKDSMQEMISAMDDISASGQDIAKIIKVIDEIAFQTNLLALNAAVEAARAGQHGKGFAVVAEEVRNLAARSAKAASETAELIEGSVKKAENGVTIADRTASGFNEIVASIVKVTDLVGEIASASNEQAQGIQQVSIGLSQIDQVTQQNTASAEEGAAAAEELSSQAEQLRQMLGRFVLKQGQGQRSARQPVRQSEPVAWQQPKRVAERVAYERKPHHIPMDRHEENEELRIALDDEEFGRY comes from the coding sequence ATGAAGAACCTGAATGTATCGATGAAAATTTTTGTACTGAGCATGGCGCTGGTTGTCGGCTTCACCTTGGCAATCAGTTGGATGTTCAGCAGCTTTAAAGGGCATCTATATCATGCCAAAAACATTGAGATCAAACATTCGGTCGAGGGAGCCTGGAGCATCGTGGATTTTTATGCCCACGCGTATAAAAATGGCGAGATGAGCCTGGAACAGGCCCAGGAAGCAGCCAAGCAGGCCGTCGGCCACAGTCGCTTCGACCATGGCAACAACTATTTCTGGATTCAAGACGCGACGCCGATCATGGTCATGCACCCGATCAAGCCGGAACTCGACGGCAAGAATCTCAGCAGCACCACCGATCCCAGCGGCAAAGCCCTGTTCGTCGAGATGGCCAAAGTAGCCAGTGCCAACGGCGAAGGCTTTGTTGACTACCAGTGGAGCAAGCCCGGTGCCACCAAGCCGGTCGGTAAAGCCTCCTTTGTCAAATTACAGCGTGATTGGGGCTGGATTGTCGGTGCCGGACTGTATCTGGACGATATTGAAGCCGAGATCAACGCCATCTTCTACGCCGTGCTTGCCGTCGTCAGTGTCGTCGTTCTCCTGGCCCTGGTTCTGGTGTACTTCGTTTCCCGCGGCATCTCCGGTCCGCTCAAGCAAGCCGTCACCATGCTCTCCAATTTGGAAAGCGGTCAACTGTCCTCACGCATGAATCTGAACCAGAAAGACGAAGTTGGACAAATGGCTGCCACCATGGATAAATTTGCCGACAGTCTGCAAAACGACATCGTTGCCGCATTGCGCAAACTGGCTGACGGCAACCTTGACTTTGACGTGGTTCCTTACAGTGACAAAGACGAAATCCGCGGCTCTCTCAAGCAACTGAGTAACGACATGAACGAGATCATGTCTCAGGTTCAAGTTGCCGGTGAGCAGATTGCTGCAGGCTCCGGTGAAGTCTCCGACTCCAGCCAAGCCCTGTCGCAAGGCGCCACCGAATCCGCCAGTTCACTGGAAGAGATCTCCGCCTCCATGCAGGAACTCACCAGCCAGATTCAACTCAGTGCTGACAACGCCAGTCAGGCCAGCCTGCTCTCAGGACAGGCCCGCACAGCCGCCGACAGCGGCAAAGACAGCATGCAGGAGATGATCAGCGCCATGGACGACATCAGTGCCTCCGGTCAGGACATTGCCAAGATCATCAAAGTCATCGACGAGATCGCATTCCAGACCAACCTGTTAGCACTCAACGCCGCCGTTGAAGCCGCCCGTGCCGGACAACACGGCAAAGGCTTCGCCGTCGTCGCTGAAGAAGTACGCAACCTTGCTGCCCGCAGCGCCAAAGCCGCCAGTGAAACCGCCGAACTGATCGAAGGCTCCGTCAAGAAAGCAGAAAACGGCGTCACCATTGCCGACCGCACCGCCAGTGGCTTCAACGAAATCGTCGCCAGTATCGTCAAAGTCACCGACCTGGTTGGCGAGATCGCCTCAGCCAGCAACGAGCAGGCTCAGGGCATTCAGCAGGTTAGCATCGGTTTGAGTCAGATCGACCAGGTCACCCAGCAGAACACGGCCAGTGCTGAAGAAGGTGCCGCCGCAGCCGAAGAACTCTCCAGTCAGGCCGAGCAACTGCGTCAGATGTTGGGCCGCTTTGTTCTCAAGCAGGGCCAGGGCCAGCGTAGTGCCCGTCAACCGGTACGTCAGAGCGAGCCGGTGGCGTGGCAGCAGCCAAAGCGTGTGGCTGAAAGGGTTGCTTATGAGCGCAAACCGCATCACATTCCAATGGACCGTCATGAAGAGAATGAAGAACTGCGTATCGCGCTGGATGACGAGGAATTCGGTCGCTATTAA
- the ilvA gene encoding threonine ammonia-lyase, biosynthetic, which yields MLRMILTSRVYDAAEETPLDAAPELSAKLNNHVWLKREDLQPVFSFKLRGAYNRMAQLTDEEKRRGVIAASAGNHAQGVAFSARQLGIKAVIVMPATTPAIKVSAVKGYGAEVVLHGDNYSEAAERCAELTAQNGMVFIHPFDDDYVIAGQGTIGDEILRQSAGRLDAIFVPVGGGGLIAGIACFIKAVCPDVKVIGVEPEDSDAMSRSLAFGSRILLDSVGIFADGVAVRQVGKRTFDLCRQYVDDMIQVNTDEICSGIKTIYQETRSIVEPAGALAVAGLKKYVQEKNLSGQHLVAVNSGANMNFDRLRYVAERTQIGEKKEALYAVTIPERPGALRHLCTTLLDERNITEFNYRLAGRENAYIFVGLSVRDAQERLDFLTLLQEQGYDCLDLTDNDLAKTHIRYMVGGHSQQVGEEFLYRFWFPERPGALARFLAAMGNNWNISLFHYRAQGGDFGRVLVGLEVPEDQHDQLNTFLDHLGYYYLEETFNPAYKRFLQGG from the coding sequence ATGCTCAGAATGATTTTGACCTCCAGGGTTTATGATGCCGCTGAAGAAACCCCTCTTGATGCCGCCCCGGAACTCTCCGCAAAACTGAATAATCATGTCTGGTTGAAGCGTGAAGATCTGCAACCGGTTTTTTCATTTAAATTACGTGGTGCCTATAATCGTATGGCCCAACTGACCGACGAGGAGAAACGTCGTGGCGTGATCGCGGCTTCTGCCGGTAATCATGCTCAGGGCGTGGCATTTTCGGCTCGCCAGCTCGGTATTAAAGCGGTGATTGTGATGCCGGCAACAACTCCGGCAATCAAGGTCTCTGCGGTCAAAGGCTATGGGGCTGAGGTGGTTCTTCATGGCGATAACTATTCGGAAGCGGCCGAGCGCTGTGCGGAACTGACCGCTCAAAACGGCATGGTCTTTATCCATCCGTTTGATGATGATTATGTGATTGCCGGACAGGGAACCATCGGTGATGAGATTCTGCGCCAAAGTGCCGGTCGCCTTGATGCGATCTTTGTTCCGGTCGGCGGTGGTGGACTGATCGCCGGTATCGCGTGTTTTATCAAAGCGGTTTGTCCCGATGTTAAAGTCATTGGCGTTGAACCTGAAGACAGTGACGCCATGAGTCGTTCGTTGGCGTTTGGTTCGCGTATTCTTCTCGACTCCGTCGGGATCTTTGCCGATGGTGTGGCTGTGCGACAGGTCGGTAAAAGGACGTTTGATCTGTGTCGCCAATATGTCGATGACATGATCCAGGTTAATACTGATGAAATTTGCAGCGGCATCAAAACCATTTACCAGGAAACCCGTTCCATCGTTGAGCCGGCCGGCGCTTTGGCTGTTGCCGGATTGAAAAAATATGTGCAGGAGAAAAACCTGAGCGGACAGCATCTTGTGGCCGTTAATTCAGGCGCCAATATGAACTTTGATCGGTTGCGTTATGTGGCGGAGCGCACCCAGATCGGTGAAAAGAAAGAAGCACTTTACGCCGTCACCATCCCGGAACGTCCCGGCGCCTTAAGACATTTATGTACGACCTTGCTTGACGAACGCAATATTACCGAATTCAATTATCGCCTTGCCGGGCGGGAAAACGCCTATATTTTTGTCGGATTGTCTGTACGAGATGCCCAAGAGCGGCTCGATTTTCTTACATTGCTTCAGGAGCAGGGCTATGACTGCCTTGACCTGACGGACAACGATCTGGCAAAAACGCACATCCGCTACATGGTCGGAGGCCATTCCCAACAGGTTGGTGAAGAATTTCTCTATCGTTTCTGGTTTCCGGAACGTCCAGGTGCGCTGGCCCGTTTTCTTGCTGCGATGGGCAATAATTGGAATATTTCTTTATTCCATTACCGGGCTCAGGGTGGCGATTTCGGCAGGGTGCTTGTCGGTCTTGAAGTGCCTGAAGATCAGCATGACCAGCTTAATACGTTTCTGGATCATCTTGGCTACTATTACCTTGAAGAAACCTTTAACCCCGCGTATAAGCGCTTTCTTCAAGGTGGATAA
- the cysE gene encoding serine O-acetyltransferase, whose translation MFKTLKEDIDAVFQRDPAVRSILEVVVCYPGFHALQLHRLAHKLWKIRWYFIARCISQFSRFVTGIEIHPGARIGHGFFIDHGMGVVIGETAEIGDNCTLYHGVTLGGTSWAKEKRHPTLGDNVVIGSGAKILGPFTVGNDSKVGSNSVVVKEVPEKATVVGVPGRMVLSEEERRQQAKQHRFDLEHGRMPDPQAQAISRLFEQIRTLEQQVSQLQDQQKVLTEQLGQTTCNERRA comes from the coding sequence GTGTTTAAAACGTTAAAAGAAGATATTGATGCTGTGTTTCAACGCGACCCCGCGGTACGCAGTATTCTCGAAGTGGTGGTTTGTTATCCTGGGTTTCATGCTCTGCAGCTTCATCGCCTGGCACACAAACTATGGAAAATTCGCTGGTATTTTATTGCCCGCTGTATTTCGCAGTTTAGTCGCTTTGTCACGGGGATCGAAATTCACCCTGGAGCCCGCATTGGTCACGGTTTTTTTATTGATCACGGCATGGGCGTAGTGATTGGTGAAACGGCTGAAATTGGCGATAACTGCACCCTGTATCATGGTGTCACTTTGGGCGGAACGTCTTGGGCCAAGGAAAAACGCCATCCAACATTGGGCGATAATGTCGTCATCGGTTCCGGGGCTAAAATACTTGGTCCGTTCACTGTTGGGAACGACAGTAAAGTCGGTTCCAACTCGGTCGTGGTGAAAGAAGTCCCGGAGAAAGCCACGGTTGTCGGTGTTCCGGGACGCATGGTCTTGAGTGAAGAGGAACGACGCCAGCAGGCAAAACAACACCGTTTTGATTTGGAACACGGTCGAATGCCTGACCCTCAAGCTCAGGCCATCAGTCGTCTTTTCGAACAGATTCGCACCTTGGAGCAACAAGTCAGCCAACTGCAGGATCAGCAAAAAGTTCTGACCGAACAGTTGGGTCAGACCACGTGCAATGAAAGAAGGGCTTAA
- a CDS encoding Rrf2 family transcriptional regulator has product MRLSTKAQYAVRAMVRLSLEQKEAPVSIREISNHENISLTYLEQLFAKLRRGKLVKSVRGPGGGYVLARPAAEIKVDQIIDSVEETLIPVSCMDEFGNCACSDQCVTHTVWQELGERIRGFLSSVSIEDLTNEAKDRIRQQRAELGE; this is encoded by the coding sequence ATGCGTTTGTCCACAAAGGCACAATACGCTGTACGTGCCATGGTTCGTTTGAGTCTTGAGCAGAAAGAAGCTCCCGTGTCGATTCGGGAAATCTCCAATCATGAAAATATCTCCCTGACGTATCTGGAGCAATTGTTTGCCAAACTGCGTCGTGGAAAACTGGTTAAAAGTGTTCGTGGTCCTGGCGGCGGATATGTCTTGGCCCGACCTGCCGCAGAGATTAAGGTAGATCAAATTATCGACAGTGTTGAAGAAACACTGATTCCGGTTTCCTGCATGGATGAGTTCGGTAACTGTGCCTGCTCTGATCAGTGTGTGACTCACACGGTCTGGCAGGAACTTGGCGAACGGATTCGCGGCTTCTTATCGTCGGTTTCTATTGAAGATCTGACCAATGAGGCCAAAGATCGGATTCGTCAGCAACGTGCGGAACTTGGAGAATAA
- the nifS gene encoding cysteine desulfurase NifS — translation MKNVYLDNNATTAVFPEVVDALLPYYQNSYGNPSSIHWAGREVKGAVDAARQRVADLIHAAAEEIVFTGCGSEGDNQALIGSYETLKNQGNHIITTAVEHPAVLDTCRYLETKGAQVTYLGVDSEGMLDLDALEAAITPQTILISVMWANNETGCLFPIAEIGRIAKKHQIRFHCDAVQALGKVPIDVTECGVDLMVFSGHKIGAPKGVGALYIREGVVVESLIHGGHQEQGRRAGTLNVAGIVGFGKACELTRQTFDEDVARMKQLRDRLQQGVLALPDVRLNGHVDNRLPNTLNVSFSFIEGEGLLLYMDMVGIAASSGSACTAGSDGPSHVLAAMGVDEAVLHSSVRFSLGPQTTAEEIDYVLEQLSPIVDRLRAMSPMLDRDIVSDCLVVECEIDPH, via the coding sequence GTGAAGAACGTTTATCTGGACAACAATGCAACGACTGCGGTGTTTCCTGAGGTGGTGGACGCCTTATTGCCTTACTATCAAAACAGTTATGGCAACCCCTCAAGCATTCACTGGGCGGGCCGTGAAGTCAAAGGCGCCGTCGACGCCGCTCGTCAACGTGTGGCCGACCTGATCCATGCTGCGGCTGAAGAGATCGTGTTTACCGGTTGCGGTAGTGAAGGGGACAATCAAGCCCTGATCGGCAGTTATGAAACCCTGAAAAATCAGGGCAATCATATTATTACCACAGCGGTAGAACATCCGGCAGTCCTCGATACTTGTCGTTATCTGGAAACCAAAGGTGCCCAGGTCACTTATTTAGGGGTCGACAGCGAAGGGATGCTCGATCTTGACGCTCTTGAGGCCGCGATCACCCCGCAGACAATCCTTATTTCCGTGATGTGGGCAAATAATGAAACCGGCTGCTTGTTTCCCATCGCCGAGATCGGCCGAATTGCCAAAAAACATCAGATCCGCTTCCATTGCGATGCCGTCCAGGCCTTAGGAAAAGTACCGATTGATGTGACTGAATGTGGTGTCGACCTGATGGTTTTTTCCGGACATAAGATCGGTGCGCCCAAAGGTGTCGGAGCGCTGTACATTCGTGAAGGCGTTGTCGTCGAATCGTTAATTCATGGCGGACATCAGGAACAAGGTCGCCGCGCCGGAACCCTGAATGTTGCCGGAATTGTCGGTTTCGGCAAAGCCTGTGAATTGACCCGTCAGACCTTTGATGAGGACGTTGCCCGCATGAAGCAGCTGCGGGACCGTTTGCAGCAGGGAGTCCTCGCATTACCGGATGTGCGTCTGAACGGTCATGTGGATAACCGACTGCCTAATACTCTCAATGTCAGCTTCTCGTTTATTGAAGGGGAAGGGCTGTTGTTGTATATGGACATGGTCGGTATTGCCGCCTCATCCGGCTCTGCCTGCACCGCAGGATCCGATGGTCCTTCGCATGTTCTCGCTGCCATGGGCGTCGATGAAGCTGTGTTGCATTCCAGTGTGCGATTCAGCCTTGGGCCACAGACTACGGCAGAAGAGATTGATTATGTCCTCGAGCAACTTTCTCCGATCGTTGACCGTTTGCGGGCGATGAGCCCGATGCTTGATCGGGACATTGTCTCTGATTGTCTGGTGGTCGAATGCGAAATTGATCCCCATTAG
- the mnmA gene encoding tRNA 2-thiouridine(34) synthase MnmA → MEKNKVLVALSGGVDSSVTAALLLDQGYEVIGAHMRLLPGDGSLKGESDARRVADELNIPFHSIDCREDFSSLIIGDFCREYRHGRTPNPCVRCNQLFKFGALLRVADDLGAQYLATGHYARIERIDDRLRLCRGVDANKDQSYFLFVLSERQLQRVLFPLGHLTKSKVRELAQQYQLSARSKSESQDICFVPDNNYIGFLEQQESSWPTGGEIVHVNGQVLGAHNGTHHYTIGQRRGLGIGWSEPLYVVSLDAQQQRVVVGEKNCLQRHRLQVENVIWSSLPNTNELRVDCRIRYRHHQAMATLKILGEAQVEVVFDQPQTGVTPGQCAVFYQDECVFGGGWISA, encoded by the coding sequence ATGGAAAAAAATAAAGTGTTGGTTGCTCTAAGTGGTGGCGTGGATTCTTCAGTAACCGCAGCCTTGCTTTTAGACCAGGGATATGAGGTGATTGGTGCGCATATGCGTCTTTTGCCCGGAGATGGCTCTCTCAAGGGGGAGAGCGATGCGCGCCGGGTTGCCGACGAACTCAACATTCCGTTCCACAGTATTGATTGCCGCGAAGATTTTTCATCGCTGATTATCGGCGATTTCTGCCGCGAATACCGTCATGGCCGAACACCGAACCCGTGCGTTCGTTGTAACCAGTTGTTTAAATTTGGTGCTTTGTTACGCGTTGCCGATGATCTTGGTGCTCAGTATCTGGCAACAGGCCATTATGCCCGCATAGAACGAATAGACGACCGTCTGCGCTTGTGTCGAGGGGTGGATGCCAATAAAGACCAGAGTTACTTTCTTTTTGTGCTATCAGAGCGGCAGTTGCAGCGAGTGTTGTTTCCTCTTGGCCATTTGACGAAAAGCAAGGTTCGTGAGCTGGCACAGCAGTACCAGCTCAGCGCGCGAAGCAAATCCGAAAGCCAGGATATCTGTTTTGTGCCGGATAACAATTATATCGGCTTTCTTGAACAGCAGGAAAGTTCCTGGCCGACAGGTGGCGAGATCGTTCATGTCAATGGTCAGGTTCTGGGCGCGCATAATGGCACCCATCATTACACGATCGGCCAGCGTCGCGGTTTAGGCATTGGCTGGAGTGAGCCTCTCTATGTTGTTTCTCTGGATGCGCAACAACAGCGTGTTGTTGTCGGAGAGAAAAACTGTCTGCAACGCCACCGCCTTCAGGTTGAGAACGTGATCTGGTCATCTTTGCCGAATACCAATGAATTACGCGTGGATTGTCGAATTCGCTATCGCCATCATCAGGCGATGGCGACGTTGAAAATTCTAGGCGAGGCTCAGGTTGAGGTTGTTTTCGACCAGCCACAGACCGGCGTTACACCCGGGCAATGCGCGGTGTTCTATCAGGATGAATGTGTTTTCGGTGGTGGATGGATTTCGGCATGA
- the mtaB gene encoding tRNA (N(6)-L-threonylcarbamoyladenosine(37)-C(2))-methylthiotransferase MtaB, with protein sequence MNTVSLVTLGCKANQFESAAMEHLLIEQGYRLVAFDDGAELVIVNTCTVTSATDAQSRKLIRRARRINPNCRIIVTGCYAQIQPQQIADLPGVLYVIGNSEKQDLIRILASEGDKVQVGDISKQQHCPDLSIATFSEHSRAFVQIQSGCNAFCSYCIIPYARGLSRSVAPYAVIDQVRKLVAAGYKEVVLTGIHIGNYGQDLTPKTTLTDLLYALLEETQGCRIRLGSVEPQEVSDALIRCIQQSSRICPHLHIPLQSGCDRILKGMNRHYTTEQFQSTIQRLTEKISQVSIGIDVITGFPGERDEDHRKTFDFIAALPVHYLHVFPFSSRPGTPAASMPNPVSGDVAKSRAAELRQLGERKSHDYAQTFIGQDVDVVLESRTKNSHWHGTSAEYLNVLVEGADGQSGALIKVTITGFMDGFLVGRPI encoded by the coding sequence ATGAATACCGTGAGTCTTGTGACGCTGGGTTGTAAAGCCAATCAGTTCGAATCCGCCGCCATGGAACACTTGTTGATTGAGCAGGGATACCGGCTGGTTGCTTTTGACGACGGGGCCGAACTGGTGATTGTCAATACCTGCACAGTCACCTCGGCAACCGATGCCCAGTCACGTAAGCTGATTCGCCGCGCCCGCCGGATTAACCCGAACTGTCGGATCATCGTGACCGGTTGCTACGCTCAGATTCAGCCGCAACAAATTGCTGATCTGCCCGGTGTGCTCTATGTCATTGGCAACAGTGAAAAACAGGATCTGATCCGTATTCTTGCCAGCGAAGGTGATAAAGTTCAGGTGGGTGATATTTCGAAACAACAGCACTGTCCTGATCTGTCCATAGCTACGTTCTCTGAGCATAGCCGTGCCTTTGTGCAAATTCAAAGCGGCTGCAACGCTTTTTGCAGTTATTGCATCATTCCTTACGCCCGCGGCCTCAGTCGTTCCGTGGCTCCGTATGCTGTTATTGATCAGGTGCGTAAACTGGTGGCTGCTGGATATAAAGAGGTGGTTCTTACCGGAATCCATATTGGCAACTATGGACAGGACCTGACACCCAAGACGACGTTGACGGATTTATTGTATGCCTTGCTTGAAGAGACGCAAGGTTGTCGCATTCGACTCGGTTCCGTTGAACCTCAAGAGGTCAGCGATGCCCTTATCCGTTGCATACAACAGTCCTCACGGATCTGTCCCCATCTGCATATCCCTTTGCAGTCTGGATGTGACCGTATTCTTAAAGGGATGAACCGGCATTACACCACGGAGCAGTTTCAATCGACGATTCAACGTCTTACTGAGAAAATTTCTCAGGTGTCAATCGGTATCGACGTGATCACGGGTTTTCCCGGTGAACGCGATGAGGATCACCGTAAGACGTTTGATTTTATTGCGGCTCTGCCGGTTCATTATCTTCACGTCTTCCCCTTTAGTTCGCGTCCGGGAACACCTGCTGCAAGCATGCCGAATCCTGTGAGCGGTGACGTCGCCAAGAGTCGGGCGGCCGAATTACGTCAGCTTGGTGAGAGAAAGTCTCACGATTATGCACAAACATTTATTGGTCAAGATGTTGACGTTGTGTTGGAATCCAGAACAAAAAATAGTCACTGGCATGGTACCAGTGCTGAATATCTGAACGTTCTCGTTGAGGGTGCAGACGGTCAATCCGGTGCGTTGATCAAGGTGACCATTACTGGTTTTATGGATGGTTTCCTCGTTGGCAGGCCGATTTAG
- a CDS encoding cupin domain-containing protein, whose product MVKELIGKKLKKMRLNNDMTIEGLANKSQVSSNMISRIERGLTTPSVEILMKLAGAFGMSISYFVEEAEKGSTVVHTPKGSGEPIFFFEDKHQIVSLTQGLRDPGFTVFYDTLEEGCNSGEGDMVHVGEEFAMVLKGEMDFIIEGKRYHLGDGDSLSFKANLPHRWINTFAGQTLVMWVVSPAPNVAQQQP is encoded by the coding sequence ATGGTCAAAGAACTTATCGGTAAAAAACTGAAAAAAATGCGGCTAAATAACGATATGACCATTGAGGGGCTGGCGAACAAGTCTCAGGTGTCATCCAACATGATCTCTCGTATTGAGCGCGGTTTGACCACGCCATCGGTAGAAATTCTGATGAAACTGGCTGGTGCATTCGGTATGAGCATCAGCTATTTTGTCGAAGAAGCGGAAAAAGGCTCCACAGTGGTGCATACCCCCAAAGGTTCAGGTGAACCTATTTTCTTCTTTGAAGATAAACATCAGATTGTCAGTCTCACTCAGGGGCTACGTGATCCTGGTTTCACTGTTTTTTACGACACGCTCGAAGAAGGGTGTAACAGTGGAGAAGGTGACATGGTTCACGTTGGTGAGGAGTTTGCCATGGTTCTAAAGGGGGAGATGGATTTCATCATTGAAGGCAAAAGATATCATCTCGGTGATGGTGACTCCCTGTCGTTTAAAGCCAACTTGCCTCATCGTTGGATCAACACGTTTGCGGGTCAGACCCTGGTGATGTGGGTTGTATCTCCGGCACCCAATGTTGCCCAGCAGCAACCTTAA
- a CDS encoding XRE family transcriptional regulator produces the protein MKLKKIIGKKLKAIRLGHDLTIQELANSSGVSSNMISRVERGLTIPSVEILMKLARVFNKSVDYFVEEVKTTHEVVFSSSGQRDATVYEDSSNMITESFTSGLRDPQFSSFFCTVPVGGISGESSMYHPGDELIYLLEGRLKVTVIDEVYELNPGDSLSFKSHLPHTWENIGNVDAKVIWTVSPFTVI, from the coding sequence ATGAAGCTGAAGAAGATTATCGGTAAAAAACTCAAGGCGATTCGTCTTGGCCATGATTTAACGATTCAGGAGCTGGCAAACAGCTCGGGGGTCTCTTCCAATATGATTTCCCGCGTTGAGCGGGGATTGACCATTCCGTCCGTAGAGATTCTTATGAAGCTGGCGCGGGTGTTCAATAAAAGCGTTGATTATTTTGTTGAAGAAGTCAAAACCACGCATGAAGTTGTGTTCAGCAGCAGTGGTCAACGTGATGCTACAGTTTATGAAGACAGCAGCAATATGATTACCGAATCCTTCACCTCCGGATTGCGCGACCCTCAGTTTTCGTCCTTTTTCTGTACAGTTCCGGTAGGTGGGATTAGTGGCGAATCGAGTATGTATCATCCCGGTGATGAGTTGATTTATCTTCTTGAGGGCCGTCTGAAAGTCACTGTCATTGACGAGGTTTACGAGCTTAACCCTGGCGACAGTCTGTCATTCAAATCTCATTTGCCGCACACCTGGGAAAATATCGGCAATGTAGACGCTAAAGTGATTTGGACGGTTTCACCTTTTACAGTCATTTAA
- a CDS encoding HU family DNA-binding protein, whose amino-acid sequence MNKSELIEALSLEKDLTYKRAEEIVNLMFDSMTQELVKGGRIEIRGFGSFVVKDYKSYTGRNPKTGEAIEVKTKKLPFFKVGKELRERVND is encoded by the coding sequence ATGAACAAGTCTGAACTGATCGAAGCGCTCTCACTTGAGAAAGATCTGACCTATAAACGGGCGGAAGAGATCGTCAATCTGATGTTCGACTCGATGACACAGGAGCTGGTGAAAGGCGGACGCATCGAAATCCGTGGGTTCGGCAGTTTTGTTGTCAAAGACTATAAGTCGTACACAGGACGCAACCCGAAAACAGGTGAGGCGATAGAAGTAAAAACGAAAAAGCTGCCGTTCTTCAAAGTTGGTAAAGAACTGCGGGAACGTGTGAATGACTGA